The following proteins are co-located in the Pseudomonas synxantha genome:
- a CDS encoding LysR substrate-binding domain-containing protein, translated as MNLESKWLEDFSALAATRSFSQAAERRFVTQPAFSRRIRSLEAALGLTLVNRSRTPVELTAAGQLFLVTARTVVEQLGEVLRHLHHLEGGQGEVMQVAAAHSLALGFFPRWIAQLRNEGLNIATRLVATNVGDAVHALREGGCDLMLAFYDPDAAMQMDAEIFPSLHLGNTEMLPVCAADADGKPLFDLEGEGSVPLLAYSAGAFLGRSVNLLLRQRALRFTTIYETAMADSLKSMALEGLGIAWVPQLSVRAELARGELVVCGGPQWHVPLEIRLYRCALVRKANVRLLWRKLEGGAAQST; from the coding sequence ATGAACCTTGAGAGCAAATGGCTGGAAGACTTCAGCGCCCTGGCGGCCACCCGCAGTTTTTCCCAGGCAGCGGAACGGCGCTTTGTCACCCAACCGGCGTTCAGCCGCCGTATCCGTAGCCTTGAGGCCGCGTTGGGCCTGACCCTGGTCAACCGCTCGCGTACGCCAGTGGAGTTGACGGCGGCGGGGCAGCTGTTTCTGGTGACCGCGCGCACGGTGGTCGAACAGCTGGGCGAAGTACTGCGCCATTTGCATCACCTGGAAGGCGGGCAGGGCGAAGTCATGCAGGTGGCGGCCGCGCACTCGCTGGCACTGGGGTTCTTCCCACGTTGGATCGCACAGCTGCGCAACGAGGGCCTGAACATCGCCACGCGACTGGTCGCCACCAACGTCGGCGATGCGGTACACGCTCTTCGCGAAGGTGGTTGCGACCTGATGCTGGCGTTCTACGATCCCGACGCTGCGATGCAGATGGACGCCGAGATCTTCCCGTCCCTGCACCTGGGCAACACCGAGATGCTCCCGGTCTGCGCTGCCGATGCCGACGGCAAGCCGCTGTTCGACCTCGAAGGCGAGGGCAGTGTGCCGCTGCTCGCCTACAGCGCCGGAGCGTTCCTCGGCCGCTCGGTGAATCTGCTGCTGCGCCAGCGGGCCCTGCGCTTCACGACCATTTACGAAACCGCCATGGCCGACAGCCTCAAGAGCATGGCCCTTGAAGGCTTGGGTATCGCCTGGGTGCCGCAGCTGAGTGTGCGTGCGGAGTTGGCACGCGGTGAACTGGTGGTGTGCGGAGGGCCGCAATGGCATGTGCCGCTGGAGATTCGTTTGTATCGCTGTGCATTGGTGCGCAAGGCGAATGTGCGGTTGCTG
- a CDS encoding alanine/glycine:cation symporter family protein, which yields MLEVINDFLSGKVLIVLIVGLGGYFTIRSRFVQLRHFFHMFSVFKDSLKSSAGQLSSFQALMLSLAGRVGAGNIAGVGIAVTLGGPGAVFWMWVTALVGMSSSFIECSLGQLYKRTDAEGTYRGGPAYYIQHGLHKRWLGMVMAFLLLVTFGFAFNGLQAHAVTHSLNNAFGLDTTYTGLALAVLLGLVFIGGIKRIASIADLLVPVKTLVYIAVTLYVIVLQFDHVPAMLATIVKSAFGLDQAFGGLVGSAIIMGVKRGVFANEAGLGSAPNVAAVASVEHPIAQGVVQAFSVFLDTFIICTCTALLILLSGFYTPGFEGDGIALTQNSLAAVVGDWGRMFISVALALFVFTSIMYNYYLGESNLRFLVGNNRKVLMGYRALVLVLIFWGSIENLSTVFAFADITMTMLAFVNLFALAFLFKIAMRILNDYDNQRAAGIKTPVFDSSQFPDLDLDRKAWPANPVKPEPAMQATAESVAQTQR from the coding sequence ATGCTCGAAGTCATCAACGACTTCCTCTCAGGGAAAGTACTGATCGTGCTCATAGTCGGGCTCGGCGGTTATTTCACGATCCGCTCGCGTTTCGTTCAACTGCGCCACTTTTTCCATATGTTCTCGGTGTTTAAAGACAGCCTGAAGAGCAGTGCCGGCCAACTCAGCTCGTTCCAGGCGCTGATGCTCAGCCTGGCGGGCCGCGTGGGTGCCGGTAACATTGCAGGCGTCGGTATTGCCGTGACCCTGGGTGGCCCGGGCGCCGTGTTCTGGATGTGGGTCACCGCACTGGTGGGCATGTCCTCGAGCTTTATCGAGTGCTCCCTTGGCCAGTTGTACAAGCGCACCGACGCCGAAGGCACCTACCGTGGCGGCCCGGCGTATTACATCCAGCATGGCCTGCACAAGCGCTGGCTGGGCATGGTCATGGCGTTCCTGCTGCTGGTGACCTTCGGCTTTGCCTTCAACGGCCTGCAAGCCCACGCCGTGACCCATTCGCTGAACAATGCCTTCGGCCTCGACACCACTTACACCGGCCTCGCGCTGGCGGTGTTGCTGGGCCTGGTGTTCATCGGCGGGATCAAGCGTATCGCCTCGATCGCCGACTTGCTGGTGCCGGTCAAGACCCTGGTTTACATCGCCGTGACCCTGTACGTGATCGTGCTGCAATTCGACCACGTGCCCGCCATGCTCGCGACCATCGTCAAGAGCGCGTTCGGCCTCGACCAAGCCTTCGGCGGCCTGGTCGGCAGCGCGATCATCATGGGTGTGAAGCGCGGCGTGTTCGCCAACGAAGCAGGTTTAGGCAGTGCGCCTAACGTGGCGGCAGTCGCTTCGGTAGAACACCCGATTGCCCAAGGTGTGGTGCAAGCGTTCAGCGTGTTCCTCGACACATTCATCATCTGTACCTGCACCGCGTTGCTGATCCTGCTTTCCGGTTTCTACACGCCGGGCTTTGAAGGCGATGGCATTGCCCTGACCCAGAACTCCCTGGCGGCGGTGGTCGGTGACTGGGGCCGGATGTTTATCTCCGTGGCCCTGGCGTTGTTCGTGTTCACCTCGATCATGTACAACTACTACCTGGGCGAGAGCAACCTGCGCTTCCTGGTCGGCAATAACCGCAAGGTGCTGATGGGCTACCGCGCATTGGTACTGGTGCTGATCTTCTGGGGTTCCATCGAGAACCTGAGCACCGTGTTCGCCTTCGCCGACATCACCATGACCATGCTGGCCTTCGTCAACCTGTTCGCCCTGGCGTTCCTGTTCAAGATCGCCATGCGCATCCTGAACGACTACGACAACCAGCGTGCGGCAGGCATCAAGACCCCGGTGTTCGATTCCAGCCAGTTCCCTGACCTGGACCTGGACCGCAAAGCCTGGCCGGCCAACCCGGTAAAACCGGAGCCTGCCATGCAAGCCACTGCTGAATCGGTCGCCCAAACGCAACGTTAA
- the aspA gene encoding aspartate ammonia-lyase encodes MSSAASFRTEKDLLGVLEVPAQAYYGIQTLRAVNNFRLSGVPISHYPKLVVGLAMVKQAAADANRELGQLSDAKHAAISEACARLIRGDFHEEFVVDMIQGGAGTSTNMNANEVIANIALEAMGHQKGEYQYLHPNNDVNMAQSTNDAYPTAIRLGLLLGHDALLASLDSLIQAFAAKGAEFSHVLKMGRTQLQDAVPMTLGQEFRAFATTLGEDLARLKTLAPELLTEVNLGGTAIGTGINADPRYQALAVQRLATISGQPLVPAADLIEATSDMGAFVLFSGMLKRTAVKLSKICNDLRLLSSGPRTGINEINLPARQPGSSIMPGKVNPVIPEAVNQVAFQVIGNDLALTMAAEGGQLQLNVMEPLIAFKIFDSIRLLQRAMDMLREHCIVGITANEARCRELVEHSIGLVTALNPYIGYENATRIARIALESGRGVLELVREEGLLDDAMLDDILRPENMIAPRLVPLKA; translated from the coding sequence ATGTCCTCTGCTGCATCTTTCCGTACAGAAAAAGACCTGCTTGGCGTACTCGAAGTACCTGCTCAAGCGTATTACGGCATCCAGACCCTGCGAGCGGTGAATAATTTCCGCCTCTCGGGCGTTCCGATTTCGCATTACCCGAAATTGGTGGTCGGCCTGGCGATGGTCAAGCAAGCAGCGGCGGACGCCAACCGCGAACTGGGACAGCTCAGCGATGCCAAGCACGCTGCCATCAGCGAAGCTTGTGCCCGCCTGATCCGCGGCGATTTCCACGAAGAATTCGTGGTGGACATGATTCAAGGCGGCGCCGGCACTTCAACCAACATGAATGCCAACGAAGTCATCGCCAACATCGCGTTGGAGGCCATGGGTCACCAGAAGGGCGAGTACCAGTACCTGCATCCCAACAACGACGTGAACATGGCGCAGTCGACCAACGACGCCTATCCGACTGCGATCCGCCTGGGTCTGCTGTTGGGCCACGACGCACTGCTGGCCAGCCTCGACAGCCTGATCCAGGCGTTCGCCGCCAAAGGCGCCGAGTTCAGCCATGTGCTGAAAATGGGTCGCACCCAATTGCAAGACGCCGTGCCGATGACCCTCGGCCAGGAATTCCGCGCCTTCGCCACCACCCTGGGTGAAGACCTGGCCCGCCTGAAAACCCTGGCGCCGGAGCTGCTCACCGAAGTCAACCTGGGCGGCACAGCCATCGGTACCGGCATCAACGCTGACCCGCGTTACCAGGCCCTGGCCGTACAACGCCTGGCGACCATCAGCGGCCAGCCGCTGGTGCCGGCAGCCGACCTGATCGAAGCCACCTCCGACATGGGCGCCTTCGTGCTGTTCTCCGGCATGCTCAAGCGTACCGCGGTGAAGCTGTCGAAGATCTGCAACGACCTGCGCCTGCTGTCCAGCGGCCCACGTACCGGCATCAACGAGATCAACCTACCGGCGCGCCAGCCAGGCAGCTCGATCATGCCCGGCAAGGTCAACCCGGTGATCCCGGAAGCGGTCAACCAGGTGGCGTTCCAAGTCATCGGCAACGACCTGGCCCTGACCATGGCAGCCGAAGGCGGCCAACTGCAACTGAACGTGATGGAGCCGCTGATCGCCTTCAAGATCTTCGATTCGATCCGTCTGCTGCAACGCGCCATGGACATGCTGCGCGAGCATTGCATCGTCGGCATCACCGCCAACGAAGCCCGCTGCCGCGAACTGGTGGAGCACTCCATCGGCCTGGTCACCGCGCTGAACCCCTACATCGGCTATGAAAACGCCACCCGCATTGCGCGTATCGCCCTTGAAAGCGGCCGCGGCGTGCTGGAACTGGTGCGTGAGGAAGGCTTGCTCGACGACGCCATGCTCGACGACATCCTGCGCCCCGAAAACATGATCGCTCCACGCCTGGTCCCGTTGAAGGCCTAA